A stretch of the Flavobacterium sp. 5 genome encodes the following:
- the sucD gene encoding succinate--CoA ligase subunit alpha — MSVLVNKDSKIIVQGFTGSEGTFHATQMIEYGTNVVGGVTPGKGGTTHLDLPVFNTVKDAVVQAGADTTIIFVPPAFAADAIMEAADAGIKVIIAITEGIPVADMIKANSYVKERNARLIGPNCPGVITPGEAKVGIMPGFVFKKGTVGIVSKSGTLTYEAADQVVKQGLGITTAIGIGGDPIIGTTTKEAVELLMNDPETECIVMIGEIGGQLEADAAKWIKADGNRKPVVGFIAGVTAPAGRTMGHAGAIVGGSDDTAEAKKQIMRENGIHVVDSPAEIGKKVKEVLG, encoded by the coding sequence ATGAGTGTTTTAGTCAATAAAGATTCAAAAATAATTGTTCAAGGATTTACAGGTAGTGAAGGAACTTTCCACGCTACACAAATGATTGAATACGGTACAAATGTTGTTGGTGGTGTTACTCCAGGAAAAGGTGGAACTACACATTTGGACCTTCCAGTTTTCAATACAGTAAAAGATGCTGTAGTACAAGCTGGAGCTGATACTACAATTATTTTTGTACCGCCAGCTTTTGCCGCTGATGCTATTATGGAAGCTGCTGATGCAGGAATAAAAGTTATCATAGCAATTACAGAAGGAATTCCAGTTGCTGATATGATTAAAGCGAATAGCTATGTTAAAGAAAGAAATGCTAGATTAATTGGACCAAACTGCCCTGGTGTAATTACTCCAGGAGAAGCTAAAGTTGGAATTATGCCAGGATTCGTTTTCAAAAAAGGAACTGTTGGAATTGTTTCAAAATCTGGAACATTAACTTACGAAGCTGCTGATCAGGTTGTTAAACAAGGATTAGGAATTACAACTGCTATCGGTATTGGTGGAGATCCAATTATTGGAACTACTACTAAAGAAGCTGTTGAATTATTAATGAACGATCCAGAAACGGAATGTATCGTTATGATTGGTGAAATCGGTGGTCAATTAGAAGCTGATGCGGCTAAATGGATCAAAGCTGATGGTAACCGTAAACCAGTTGTAGGTTTCATAGCAGGAGTTACAGCTCCAGCTGGACGTACAATGGGACATGCTGGTGCAATTGTTGGAGGTTCTGATGATACAGCTGAAGCTAAAAAACAAATCATGAGAGAAAATGGAATACACGTTGTAGATTCTCCAGCTGAGATTGGTAAAAAAGTTAAAGAAGTATTGGGTTAA
- a CDS encoding UDP-3-O-(3-hydroxymyristoyl)glucosamine N-acyltransferase: MKFPKVHSLQDIANLLQCEFVGDASFPVYGMNEIHVVESGDIVFVDHPKYYDKALNSAATIVLINKEVDCPEGKALLISDDPFRDFNLLTGHFKPFTQANVTISSSAKIGEGTIIQPNAFIGNNVVIGENCLIHANVSIYDHTIIGNNVIIHSGTVLGADAFYYKKRPEGYDQLLSSGRVVIKDNVGIGALCTIDKGVTGDTTIGEGTKIDNQVHVGHDTVIGKKCLIASQTGIAGCVIIEDEVTIWGQVGITSGIKIGSKAIVLAQAGVTKSLSGDKVYNGNPIQESRAFLKQSANIKKIPEILNKLK; this comes from the coding sequence ATGAAATTCCCAAAAGTTCATTCACTACAAGATATCGCAAATTTACTTCAATGTGAATTTGTTGGTGATGCTTCATTTCCTGTTTATGGTATGAATGAAATTCATGTCGTGGAATCGGGTGATATAGTTTTTGTTGATCATCCAAAATACTACGATAAAGCATTAAATTCTGCTGCTACGATTGTTTTAATTAATAAAGAAGTGGATTGCCCAGAAGGAAAAGCATTATTGATATCTGATGATCCATTTAGAGATTTTAATTTACTAACCGGACATTTTAAGCCTTTTACTCAAGCAAACGTTACCATTTCTTCTTCAGCAAAAATCGGGGAAGGAACAATTATTCAGCCAAATGCTTTCATTGGAAATAATGTTGTTATTGGTGAAAATTGTTTAATACATGCTAATGTTTCAATATATGACCATACTATTATTGGAAATAATGTAATTATTCATTCCGGTACTGTTCTTGGTGCTGATGCTTTTTATTATAAAAAAAGACCAGAAGGGTATGATCAATTACTATCAAGTGGTAGGGTTGTAATTAAAGACAATGTTGGAATTGGTGCTCTTTGCACTATTGATAAAGGAGTCACTGGAGATACCACAATTGGTGAAGGAACAAAAATTGATAACCAAGTACATGTTGGACATGATACCGTTATTGGAAAAAAATGCTTAATTGCTTCTCAAACTGGAATTGCTGGTTGTGTTATTATTGAAGATGAAGTTACCATTTGGGGCCAAGTAGGAATAACAAGTGGAATTAAAATTGGATCTAAAGCTATAGTTTTAGCTCAAGCAGGAGTGACCAAATCATTATCCGGAGATAAAGTTTATAATGGAAACCCAATACAAGAATCAAGAGCATTTTTAAAACAATCAGCAAATATTAAGAAGATTCCTGAAATTTTAAATAAATTGAAATAA
- a CDS encoding nuclear transport factor 2 family protein produces MSAKEIVKSFYKSDAFINPEIMKEYLHPECILDWNSTAGFLQRDYDQILKLTNEISRAYVRTKARISHIIEEGNIVSVRFDHFVKTIENPREEMFLAHIMIIWEIKDSKLYRGYQISQV; encoded by the coding sequence ATGTCTGCTAAAGAAATTGTAAAAAGTTTTTATAAATCAGATGCCTTCATTAATCCTGAGATAATGAAAGAGTATTTACATCCCGAATGTATTTTGGATTGGAATAGTACTGCAGGATTTCTTCAAAGGGATTATGATCAAATATTAAAGTTGACTAATGAAATTAGCAGAGCTTATGTTCGTACAAAAGCAAGAATTAGTCATATTATCGAAGAAGGAAACATCGTTTCTGTTCGTTTTGATCATTTTGTAAAAACAATAGAAAATCCAAGAGAAGAAATGTTTTTGGCTCATATTATGATTATATGGGAAATAAAAGATAGTAAATTATACAGAGGATACCAGATCAGTCAAGTTTAG
- a CDS encoding glycogen synthase produces MEILHVGAECYPIAKVGGLADVIGALPKYQNNTENNVNVIIPCYQTAFRLENDFDCVHSGKLKLGNFNFPYSVLKETSNKLGFNLYLIEIPELFDRPDIYNYRDDIERFLSFQIAILDWISEWITMPDIIHCHDHHTGLIPFMKKYCPKYEKLKNISTLITIHNGLYQGIFTFNKLYYLPEFDLINIKELEWGNCINSLAAAIKSADKITTVSPSYLNEINYSDNGLETLFQRVRDKSKGILNGIDTDIWDPRKDPMLESNYSISNINEGKQKNKEQLCSLFNMDPTKPLFSFIGRLYNEKGADLLPKVVPSVLTTYKNEINFLILGYGDVRIENELKQLLDEYKGNYHLHIGYNEELAHKTYAGSDFILIPSRIEPCGLNQMYAMRYGTIPIVRRTGGLKDTIIDFEDNGNGICHDQATVEDICDAIQRAVNLYSNKDIIDQIKIKGMNTDHSWEHISQEYIELYNLIIAKRHEN; encoded by the coding sequence ATGGAAATACTTCACGTGGGGGCAGAATGTTACCCAATAGCAAAAGTGGGGGGGCTAGCAGATGTAATTGGAGCATTGCCAAAATATCAAAATAACACAGAAAATAACGTTAACGTTATCATTCCATGCTATCAAACAGCATTTAGATTAGAAAATGATTTTGATTGTGTTCATTCGGGAAAATTAAAATTAGGCAATTTCAACTTTCCATATAGTGTACTTAAAGAAACAAGTAATAAATTAGGATTTAATCTCTATTTAATTGAAATACCAGAACTCTTTGATCGACCTGATATATATAATTATAGAGATGATATAGAGCGTTTTTTATCCTTTCAAATTGCAATATTAGATTGGATTTCCGAATGGATTACTATGCCAGATATAATTCATTGTCACGACCATCATACGGGATTAATTCCTTTTATGAAAAAGTATTGTCCAAAATATGAAAAATTAAAAAATATTTCAACACTTATTACCATTCATAATGGCTTGTATCAAGGAATATTCACATTTAATAAATTGTATTATTTGCCAGAATTTGATTTGATTAATATAAAAGAATTAGAATGGGGTAATTGTATTAACTCATTAGCGGCAGCGATAAAAAGTGCTGATAAAATTACAACAGTATCACCAAGCTATCTTAATGAAATAAATTATTCTGATAACGGACTTGAAACATTATTTCAACGTGTGAGAGACAAATCAAAAGGAATTCTTAATGGAATTGATACAGACATTTGGGATCCTCGTAAAGATCCAATGTTAGAAAGCAATTATTCAATATCTAATATTAATGAAGGAAAGCAAAAAAATAAAGAGCAATTGTGTTCGCTTTTTAACATGGATCCAACAAAACCGCTATTTAGTTTTATTGGAAGGTTATATAATGAAAAAGGAGCCGATTTACTCCCTAAAGTAGTACCATCAGTTTTAACAACTTATAAAAATGAAATTAATTTCTTAATTTTAGGATATGGTGATGTTCGAATAGAAAATGAACTTAAACAATTACTTGATGAGTATAAAGGCAATTATCATTTGCACATTGGTTATAATGAAGAATTAGCTCATAAAACGTATGCTGGTTCAGATTTTATTTTAATTCCGTCACGTATAGAACCTTGTGGATTAAATCAAATGTATGCAATGCGCTACGGAACTATACCAATTGTTCGAAGAACAGGAGGACTAAAAGATACCATTATTGATTTTGAAGATAATGGAAATGGCATTTGTCATGATCAAGCAACTGTAGAAGATATTTGTGATGCTATACAAAGAGCAGTCAATTTATATTCTAATAAAGATATCATAGACCAAATTAAAATTAAAGGAATGAATACAGACCATTCTTGGGAACACATAAGCCAAGAATACATAGAATTATATAATTTAATTATTGCAAAAAGACATGAAAACTAA
- a CDS encoding alpha/beta fold hydrolase, translated as MTKNTSNHIKPLKIPKIIILSSKFIAFLSPKWATIYASKLFTTPIKHKIPKREFEMDEKSSQQMITIPVINREINIYEYGKSDTNKKVLLVHGWSGRGTQLCKIAKEMVNLGYQTVSFDAPAHGKSPGNSTIMVDFIASVIEIDKQFGPFEIAIGHSLGGMSVMNAIKEGLKVDKAIIIGSGDIVQDITDDFIAKLGLKPAISKLLCERFENKYGGKMDDYSAYKAAESTLIPTLVIHDKNDPEVPVKAGINIHKHLKNGELMLTEQLGHRKILADHQVIQKIINFIKK; from the coding sequence ATGACAAAAAATACCTCAAATCATATTAAACCTTTAAAAATTCCCAAAATTATAATACTATCTAGTAAGTTTATTGCGTTTCTGTCTCCGAAATGGGCTACTATTTATGCCTCTAAATTGTTTACAACCCCAATAAAACATAAGATTCCAAAACGAGAATTTGAAATGGATGAAAAAAGTAGTCAGCAAATGATTACAATTCCTGTGATAAATAGAGAAATTAATATTTATGAATACGGAAAAAGTGATACAAATAAAAAAGTTCTTTTAGTTCATGGATGGTCAGGTAGAGGAACACAATTGTGTAAAATCGCTAAAGAAATGGTTAATTTAGGATATCAAACGGTTAGTTTTGATGCCCCTGCGCATGGAAAATCACCAGGGAATTCTACTATTATGGTTGATTTTATTGCTTCTGTTATTGAAATTGACAAACAATTTGGACCTTTTGAAATTGCCATCGGTCATTCTTTAGGAGGAATGTCAGTAATGAATGCGATAAAAGAAGGTTTAAAGGTTGATAAGGCAATAATTATTGGAAGTGGAGATATTGTACAAGATATTACGGATGATTTTATTGCTAAATTAGGATTAAAACCTGCTATAAGTAAATTATTATGCGAGCGTTTTGAAAATAAATATGGAGGAAAAATGGATGACTATAGTGCTTATAAAGCTGCAGAAAGTACCTTAATTCCAACTTTAGTTATTCATGACAAAAATGATCCTGAAGTTCCGGTAAAAGCTGGTATAAATATTCACAAGCATCTCAAAAATGGGGAATTAATGTTAACAGAACAATTAGGTCACAGAAAAATACTTGCAGATCATCAAGTGATTCAAAAAATAATTAATTTTATTAAAAAATAA
- the lpxD gene encoding UDP-3-O-(3-hydroxymyristoyl)glucosamine N-acyltransferase: MKFTAEQIAGILEGEIVGNPNVEVSRLSKIEEGTSGSLTFLSNPKYTNFIYTTEASITIVNDTFEPESPISTTLIKVSDAYKAFSKLLEFYNQVKLNKSGIENPSFISESAAYGENLYLGSFSYIGDNVILGDNVKVYPGSFIGDNVTIGNNVIIFAGAKIYSETVIGNDCTIHSGAVIGADGFGYAPNEDGTYNKIPQIGNVIIEDYVDIGANSTIDRATLGSTIIRSGVKIDNQVQIAHNVEIGKNTVIAAQTGIAGSTKLGENGMIGGQVGIVGHLTIGNNVRIQAQSGVASNIKDNEVLQGSPTFGYSDFSKSYVYFKNLPKMVKEIEELKKQILNQKNGNNG; this comes from the coding sequence ATGAAATTTACAGCTGAACAAATAGCAGGAATATTAGAAGGAGAGATTGTTGGTAATCCCAATGTTGAAGTGTCTCGCTTATCTAAAATTGAAGAAGGAACCAGCGGTTCTCTTACTTTTTTATCCAATCCAAAATACACTAACTTTATATATACCACTGAAGCTTCAATTACAATCGTTAATGATACTTTTGAACCTGAATCTCCAATAAGTACAACACTTATAAAAGTAAGTGATGCCTATAAAGCTTTTTCTAAATTATTAGAGTTTTATAATCAAGTGAAATTAAATAAGAGTGGTATTGAAAATCCTTCTTTTATTTCCGAAAGTGCAGCCTATGGTGAAAATTTATATTTAGGAAGCTTTAGTTACATAGGAGACAATGTAATATTAGGAGATAATGTTAAAGTATATCCCGGAAGTTTTATTGGTGACAATGTGACTATTGGTAATAATGTCATTATTTTTGCTGGTGCTAAAATTTATTCCGAGACAGTAATTGGAAATGATTGCACAATTCATTCAGGAGCAGTTATTGGTGCTGATGGTTTTGGGTATGCTCCAAATGAAGATGGTACTTATAATAAAATTCCACAAATTGGAAATGTAATTATTGAAGATTATGTAGATATTGGTGCCAATTCAACTATTGACAGAGCCACATTAGGATCTACCATTATAAGATCCGGTGTCAAAATTGACAATCAAGTTCAAATTGCTCATAATGTAGAAATAGGAAAAAATACAGTTATTGCTGCCCAAACAGGAATTGCAGGCTCAACAAAATTGGGTGAAAACGGCATGATTGGAGGACAAGTAGGGATTGTAGGGCATTTAACTATTGGTAATAATGTACGTATTCAGGCTCAATCTGGAGTTGCAAGCAATATAAAAGACAACGAAGTATTACAGGGAAGTCCAACTTTTGGATATTCTGATTTTAGTAAATCGTATGTTTATTTTAAGAATTTACCAAAAATGGTAAAAGAAATAGAAGAGTTAAAAAAACAAATATTAAACCAAAAAAATGGAAACAATGGTTAA
- the efp gene encoding elongation factor P, which translates to MASTSDIKNGLCIKYNNDIYKIIEFLHVKPGKGPAFVRTKLRSLSNGKVLDNTFSAGHKIDEVRVENHKFQFLYPEGDLFHFMNVETFEQISLNKSILDSPDLLKEGENVMVSINTETDLPLSVDMPASVILEVTYAEPGIKGNTATNATKSATVETGATVNVPLFINEGDKIKIDTTSGSYMERVKA; encoded by the coding sequence ATGGCATCTACATCAGATATTAAAAACGGATTATGTATCAAATATAACAATGATATTTATAAAATCATTGAATTTCTTCATGTGAAACCAGGTAAAGGACCTGCATTTGTTAGAACAAAATTGAGAAGTTTAAGCAATGGAAAAGTATTGGATAATACATTTTCTGCAGGACATAAAATTGATGAAGTGAGAGTTGAAAATCACAAATTTCAGTTTTTATACCCTGAAGGGGATTTATTTCACTTTATGAATGTAGAGACTTTCGAACAAATTTCTTTAAATAAATCCATTCTTGATTCCCCTGATTTATTAAAAGAAGGAGAAAACGTTATGGTAAGTATCAACACTGAGACAGATTTACCACTTTCTGTAGATATGCCAGCATCAGTAATCCTTGAAGTTACTTATGCCGAACCAGGTATCAAAGGAAATACAGCTACAAATGCAACTAAATCAGCTACTGTTGAAACTGGAGCTACAGTAAATGTACCTTTATTCATTAATGAAGGTGACAAAATTAAAATTGATACTACATCAGGTTCTTATATGGAACGTGTTAAAGCATAA
- the lpxA gene encoding acyl-ACP--UDP-N-acetylglucosamine O-acyltransferase, whose product MNQPLAYVHPGAKIAKNVVIEPFTTIHNNVIIGDGTWIGSNVTIMEGARIGKNCNIFPGAVIAAVPQDLKFGGEDSLAIIGDNCTIRECVTINRGTIASGQTTIGNNCLIMAAAHIAHDCHVGDNAIIVNGVLLGGHVTIGNYAVIGGLSAVHQFISVGDHAMISGGSLLRKDVPPYTKAAKEPLSYVGINSVGLRRRGFSTEKIREIQNIYRILYQKNYNTTQAIGIIEAEMEATTERDEILDFIRNSSRGVMKGYSGNY is encoded by the coding sequence ATGAATCAACCGTTAGCATACGTTCATCCAGGTGCAAAAATCGCCAAAAATGTTGTAATTGAACCTTTTACAACCATACATAATAATGTCATTATAGGAGATGGTACTTGGATAGGTTCCAATGTTACTATAATGGAAGGAGCTCGAATTGGTAAAAATTGTAACATTTTTCCAGGTGCGGTAATTGCTGCTGTACCTCAAGATTTAAAATTTGGAGGAGAAGATTCTCTTGCCATTATTGGAGACAACTGTACTATTAGAGAATGTGTTACTATAAATAGAGGAACTATAGCTTCAGGGCAAACCACTATCGGAAATAATTGTTTAATCATGGCTGCTGCCCATATTGCTCACGATTGTCATGTGGGTGATAATGCAATCATTGTAAATGGTGTTCTGCTTGGAGGGCACGTAACCATTGGTAATTATGCAGTTATTGGCGGTTTATCTGCCGTACATCAATTTATAAGTGTAGGAGATCATGCAATGATTTCTGGTGGCTCTTTATTAAGAAAAGACGTTCCTCCCTATACTAAAGCGGCAAAGGAACCTTTGTCTTATGTTGGGATTAATTCAGTTGGTTTAAGAAGAAGAGGGTTTTCTACTGAAAAAATCAGAGAAATTCAGAATATTTATCGAATTCTTTATCAAAAAAACTACAATACAACCCAAGCAATTGGTATTATTGAAGCAGAAATGGAAGCAACAACAGAACGTGACGAAATATTAGATTTTATTAGAAATTCGTCTCGTGGTGTTATGAAAGGATATTCAGGGAATTATTAA
- a CDS encoding bifunctional UDP-3-O-[3-hydroxymyristoyl] N-acetylglucosamine deacetylase/3-hydroxyacyl-ACP dehydratase, giving the protein MVKQKTIKTEISLTGVGLHTGKEVKMTFKPAPVNNGFTFVRVDLEGHPVIEADANYVVNTQRGTNLEKLGVKIQTPEHVLAALMGSDLDNIIIELDASELPIMDGSSKFFMEAIEEAGIQEQELNRNIYVVKEVISFIDEASGSEIMVMPSDHYSVTTMVDFGTKILGTQNATLKTINDFKTEISNARTFSFLHELEALLENGLIKGGDLNNAIVYVDKDISESTMESLKKAFGKDEITVKPNGILDNLTLHYPNEAARHKLLDVIGDLALIGTKIQGKIIANKPGHYVNTQFAKKMSKIIKNEQRNYVPTYDLNQEPLMDIHKIMAMLPHRPPFLLIDRIIEMSDSHVVGMKNVTMNESFFIGHFPNAPVMPGVLIVEAMAQTGGILVLSTVPDPENYLTFFMKIDNVKFKQKVLPGDTLIFKCDLITPIRRGICHMQANAYANGRLVAQAELMAQIARKQ; this is encoded by the coding sequence ATGGTTAAACAGAAGACCATCAAAACAGAAATTTCGTTAACGGGAGTTGGATTACATACTGGAAAAGAAGTAAAAATGACTTTTAAACCTGCTCCAGTAAATAATGGATTCACTTTTGTTCGTGTTGATCTTGAAGGTCATCCTGTTATTGAAGCTGATGCTAATTATGTAGTTAATACACAACGTGGTACAAATTTAGAAAAATTGGGTGTCAAAATTCAAACACCTGAGCATGTTTTAGCTGCCTTGATGGGTTCTGATTTGGATAATATTATCATTGAATTAGACGCTTCTGAACTTCCTATTATGGATGGCTCTTCAAAATTTTTCATGGAAGCCATAGAAGAAGCTGGTATACAGGAACAAGAATTAAATCGTAATATATATGTAGTAAAAGAAGTTATTTCTTTTATAGATGAAGCTTCTGGAAGTGAGATCATGGTTATGCCAAGTGATCATTACAGTGTAACAACTATGGTTGATTTTGGTACAAAAATATTAGGTACTCAAAATGCAACTTTAAAAACTATTAATGATTTCAAAACTGAAATTTCTAATGCAAGAACATTTAGTTTTTTACATGAATTAGAAGCATTATTAGAAAATGGATTAATTAAAGGCGGGGACTTAAATAATGCTATCGTTTATGTAGATAAAGATATTTCAGAATCTACAATGGAAAGCTTGAAAAAAGCATTCGGTAAAGATGAGATTACTGTAAAACCAAATGGTATTTTAGATAACCTTACTTTGCATTATCCTAATGAAGCGGCAAGACATAAATTATTAGATGTAATTGGTGATTTAGCCTTAATTGGAACTAAAATCCAAGGAAAGATAATTGCAAATAAACCTGGACATTATGTGAATACTCAGTTTGCAAAAAAAATGTCAAAAATCATCAAAAACGAACAAAGAAATTATGTTCCTACTTATGATTTAAATCAAGAACCATTAATGGACATCCATAAGATTATGGCAATGCTTCCGCATAGACCTCCATTCTTGTTGATTGACAGAATAATCGAAATGTCTGATAGTCACGTAGTAGGCATGAAAAACGTGACAATGAATGAAAGTTTTTTCATTGGTCACTTTCCAAATGCACCAGTAATGCCTGGAGTTTTGATTGTAGAAGCTATGGCACAAACTGGAGGTATTTTAGTTTTGAGCACAGTTCCAGATCCTGAAAATTACTTGACTTTTTTCATGAAAATTGATAATGTAAAATTCAAACAAAAAGTATTACCTGGGGATACACTTATTTTCAAATGTGACTTAATAACTCCAATACGTAGAGGTATTTGTCACATGCAGGCAAACGCTTATGCAAATGGGCGATTAGTTGCTCAAGCTGAGTTAATGGCGCAAATTGCTAGAAAGCAATAA
- a CDS encoding glucose-1-phosphate adenylyltransferase, with the protein MKTKKKNVIAIILGGGQGSRLFPLTARRSKPAVPIGGKYRLVDIPISNCINSDIYKMFVLTQFNSASLNAHIKNTYNFGFFSDSFVDILAAEQTPDNPTWFQGTADAVRQCMPHFLNHEFDYALILSGDQLYQMDFNEMVEAHIKAEADISIATLPVNAKDAPEFGILKTNSDSTIQSFIEKPAKELLSDWTSEVSEEMKSQGKHYLASMGIYIFNRKLLTELMSNPETKDFGKEIIPQAVGNKKLLSYQYEGYWTDIGNIDSFFEANIGLTDDIPQFNLFDNDNKIYTRPRLLSPSKFHKTMVERSLISEGCIIHAEEITKSVIGNRSRIGEGTVIQHSYVMGNDLYQSIEDIKENIANNIPLIGIGKRCFIHNAIVDKNCRIGNDVYVKGGKHLEDTVTDLYCVKEGIVVIRKGAIIPDNFTVK; encoded by the coding sequence ATGAAAACTAAAAAGAAAAATGTGATCGCTATTATTTTAGGTGGTGGTCAAGGCTCTAGATTATTCCCCTTAACTGCCAGAAGATCAAAACCAGCAGTACCGATAGGAGGAAAATATAGACTGGTAGATATTCCAATTTCGAACTGTATCAATTCTGATATCTACAAAATGTTTGTGTTAACTCAGTTCAATTCAGCATCTTTAAATGCTCATATTAAAAACACTTATAATTTTGGTTTTTTCAGTGATTCATTTGTAGATATTTTAGCTGCTGAACAAACACCAGATAATCCAACTTGGTTTCAGGGAACGGCAGATGCGGTTAGACAATGTATGCCGCACTTTTTAAACCATGAATTTGATTATGCACTAATCCTATCTGGAGATCAATTATATCAGATGGATTTTAACGAAATGGTTGAGGCTCATATAAAAGCAGAAGCTGATATCTCTATTGCCACATTGCCAGTAAATGCAAAAGATGCTCCTGAATTTGGAATATTAAAAACTAATTCAGACAGTACTATTCAATCATTTATAGAAAAACCGGCAAAAGAATTATTATCTGATTGGACATCAGAAGTAAGTGAAGAAATGAAAAGCCAAGGAAAACATTATTTAGCATCTATGGGAATCTATATCTTTAATAGAAAACTATTAACTGAATTAATGTCTAATCCAGAGACAAAAGATTTTGGAAAAGAAATCATACCACAAGCCGTTGGAAATAAAAAGCTATTGAGCTACCAATATGAAGGTTATTGGACTGATATCGGAAATATCGATTCTTTCTTTGAGGCAAATATTGGATTGACAGATGATATTCCACAATTTAATCTATTTGACAATGATAATAAAATCTATACGAGACCTCGTTTATTATCACCATCAAAGTTTCATAAAACAATGGTCGAAAGATCATTAATTTCTGAGGGTTGTATTATTCATGCTGAAGAAATTACCAAATCTGTTATTGGTAATCGCTCTCGAATAGGAGAGGGAACTGTAATTCAACACAGCTATGTAATGGGTAATGATTTATACCAAAGTATTGAAGATATCAAAGAAAACATTGCCAATAACATTCCATTAATTGGCATCGGTAAAAGATGCTTCATTCACAATGCAATCGTTGATAAAAATTGCAGAATTGGTAATGATGTATATGTCAAAGGTGGTAAACACTTAGAAGATACTGTAACCGATTTGTATTGTGTAAAAGAAGGAATCGTAGTGATTCGAAAAGGAGCAATAATTCCAGATAATTTTACTGTCAAATAA
- the msrB gene encoding peptide-methionine (R)-S-oxide reductase MsrB, whose translation MNYPFVKTEKEWEEELGIERYRILRQKGTEYPHTGKYNLHFENGVYCCGGCGTPLFESNSKFDGHCGWPSFDESIPGKVEYMSDTTHGMKRTEILCANCGGHLGHVFDDGPTKTGQRYCVNSLSVDFKEK comes from the coding sequence ATGAACTATCCTTTTGTTAAAACTGAAAAAGAATGGGAAGAAGAATTAGGAATTGAACGATACAGAATTCTTCGTCAAAAAGGAACTGAATACCCACACACTGGAAAATATAATTTACATTTTGAAAATGGAGTGTATTGTTGCGGAGGTTGTGGTACTCCCCTATTTGAAAGTAATTCGAAATTTGATGGACATTGTGGTTGGCCTTCATTTGACGAATCAATACCTGGAAAGGTAGAGTATATGTCAGATACAACACACGGAATGAAGCGCACTGAAATTCTATGTGCTAATTGTGGGGGGCATTTAGGTCATGTTTTCGATGATGGACCAACAAAAACTGGTCAACGGTATTGTGTGAATTCTTTATCTGTTGATTTTAAAGAAAAATAA